The Prochlorococcus sp. MIT 0801 genomic sequence TTCTCTCAGGAATTGCAAGAGATTAGACTCTAGGGATCAAGAGAAGTTAGAAGCATTAATTGATAGATGGATTATGGATCCTTCAAGCTTTATTGGTCCTGATGGTGATATGAATAATCTCTTTTTTCAAAAAGAACCTGGATAAAAAGCAAAAAGTCACAAGTTATGAAGCTAGTGCAATTTCTAACTTTTCTTTCAATTCTCCAGAGTTGTACATGCTTATCAATATATCTGAACCACCCATAAATTCTCCTTTTAAATAAACTTGGGGTATGGTCGGCCAATTTGAATATTCTTTTATACCCTCACGAATTTCCATATCTGAAAGCACATCAAACGTTTCAAAGCTCATTCCCAATGAATTTAAAATTTGAACAACATTGTTAGAAAAACCACATTGTGGCATTAACTTATTGCCTTTCATAAAAACAAATATTGGTTTTGACTTGATTAAGCATTCAATCT encodes the following:
- the grxD gene encoding Grx4 family monothiol glutaredoxin; its protein translation is MDPNTRSKIECLIKSKPIFVFMKGNKLMPQCGFSNNVVQILNSLGMSFETFDVLSDMEIREGIKEYSNWPTIPQVYLKGEFMGGSDILISMYNSGELKEKLEIALAS
- a CDS encoding DUF6761 family protein; the encoded protein is MTSFDSPEAIKHFQSICDACQELTSRYYGPSELRIYADGYLHSLRNCKRLDSRDQEKLEALIDRWIMDPSSFIGPDGDMNNLFFQKEPG